A single Pseudomonas brassicacearum DNA region contains:
- a CDS encoding MFS transporter yields the protein MLATLKRYPTSVNLLLSASLILTLARAITLPYLVIYLSDSFGLNVADIGLVIGSTLIIGSLLSLYGGFLVDNVPSHRLILGFSGLFTAGFLGTFLARDLWLFYSCLVLINLAYAVIDIAVKAGFGSLLPVAERSEAFSIKYTLTNIGYAVGPFLGAGIAELDISLPFLLSGMLGAGFCLVYFRWGDRGLAVVDASHCGSELARESGKPAPFLAVGKLLLRDYRLVCFTLGGLLSAVVFGQFTAYLSQYLVVTTTAQFTYRIISALVTTNALMVISLQYAIGRKISHRHLNLWLAAGLSLFILGLAGFALADTLLVWVIAMAVFTVGEIIVFPAEYMFIDNIAPDHLRGMYYAAQNLGNLGAASGPVLCGVVLATQPPHYIFYMLALFIVAGGVFYFLGTCRLIDAPAKT from the coding sequence ATGCTCGCTACCCTTAAACGCTATCCCACGTCAGTCAATTTGCTGCTTTCAGCGTCACTCATCCTGACGCTGGCCCGGGCAATCACACTGCCCTACCTGGTCATCTACCTGTCGGACAGCTTTGGACTGAACGTTGCCGATATCGGCCTGGTGATCGGCAGCACATTGATCATCGGCTCCTTGTTGAGCCTCTACGGCGGCTTCCTGGTGGACAACGTGCCCAGCCACCGGCTCATCCTGGGGTTCAGCGGACTGTTCACGGCGGGTTTTCTCGGAACGTTCCTGGCTCGCGATCTCTGGTTGTTCTACAGCTGCCTGGTGCTGATCAACCTGGCTTATGCCGTCATCGATATCGCGGTCAAGGCCGGATTTGGCAGCTTGCTGCCAGTCGCCGAGCGCAGCGAAGCGTTCTCGATCAAATACACGCTGACCAACATCGGCTATGCCGTTGGGCCATTTCTCGGTGCGGGGATAGCCGAGCTGGATATCAGCCTTCCATTCCTGTTGTCCGGCATGCTGGGTGCCGGATTCTGCCTGGTCTATTTCCGCTGGGGCGACAGGGGCCTGGCGGTCGTCGATGCGAGCCACTGTGGGAGCGAGCTTGCTCGCGAAAGCGGTAAACCCGCACCTTTCCTGGCCGTAGGCAAACTTCTGCTGCGCGATTACCGCCTGGTGTGCTTCACCCTCGGCGGCCTGCTCAGCGCGGTGGTCTTCGGCCAGTTCACGGCCTATCTCTCACAGTACCTGGTGGTCACGACTACAGCGCAGTTCACCTACCGCATCATCAGCGCCCTTGTGACGACCAACGCGCTGATGGTGATCAGCCTGCAATACGCCATCGGCCGAAAGATTTCCCACCGTCATCTGAACCTGTGGCTGGCGGCGGGGCTGAGCCTGTTCATCCTCGGCTTGGCCGGTTTCGCCCTGGCCGACACCCTCCTGGTGTGGGTGATCGCCATGGCGGTGTTCACGGTGGGTGAGATCATCGTCTTCCCCGCTGAATACATGTTCATCGACAACATCGCCCCCGACCATCTGCGCGGCATGTACTACGCCGCGCAGAATCTCGGCAACCTCGGCGCCGCCTCCGGACCGGTGCTGTGTGGCGTCGTATTGGCAACGCAGCCGCCTCACTACATCTTCTACATGCTCGCCCTGTTCATTGTTGCCGGTGGTGTGTTTTATTTCCTGGGGACTTGCCGGCTGATCGACGCGCCGGCCAAGACCTAA
- a CDS encoding DMT family transporter, giving the protein MNPNKSMSCTSLPKPDWLWLIPLPLLEAALLLTWSSGFVGARFSIDYAPALLVVFWRCVVVTLVLLPFVARALRRTSPVVLLKNAGIGLLAMAGYLAGITQGIALGVPAGLAALVADLLPMGLALLAAGVLRQRLAWQVWAGLLIGLLGVMLVTQGALAWGSAPWWAYGLPLLGMLSLAVATLWQKYLPPAQSLGLLPNLWLQCCVSGLAFALVEGAHGSLAPVPSTGFALSVLWTAGLSTMGGYGLYWLCLRRATATRVASVLYLSPPITMLWAWAMFNEPLSWQMVLGMAVSAIGIWLVVGTEARQARHRASEHES; this is encoded by the coding sequence ATGAACCCGAATAAATCGATGAGCTGCACTTCACTGCCCAAGCCCGACTGGCTCTGGCTGATTCCATTGCCATTGCTCGAGGCGGCGTTGCTGCTGACGTGGAGCTCCGGCTTCGTCGGCGCGCGCTTCTCCATTGATTACGCACCAGCATTGCTGGTGGTGTTCTGGCGCTGCGTCGTGGTCACGCTGGTCCTGTTGCCCTTCGTCGCCAGAGCGCTGCGCCGCACCTCGCCCGTTGTGCTGTTGAAAAATGCCGGCATCGGCCTTCTGGCGATGGCGGGCTACCTGGCCGGTATCACCCAAGGCATCGCCCTGGGTGTGCCGGCGGGCCTGGCCGCGCTTGTCGCCGACCTGCTGCCGATGGGCCTGGCGCTGTTGGCGGCGGGCGTACTGCGGCAACGACTGGCCTGGCAGGTCTGGGCCGGGCTACTCATCGGCCTGCTCGGCGTCATGCTGGTGACCCAAGGTGCGCTGGCGTGGGGCAGCGCGCCCTGGTGGGCCTATGGCCTGCCGCTGCTTGGCATGCTCTCGCTCGCCGTCGCGACCCTGTGGCAGAAATATCTACCCCCCGCGCAATCCCTGGGCCTGTTGCCTAACTTGTGGCTGCAATGCTGCGTTTCGGGCCTGGCCTTCGCCTTGGTCGAAGGCGCCCATGGCAGCCTGGCGCCAGTACCCAGCACCGGATTTGCACTGAGCGTCTTGTGGACGGCTGGCCTGTCGACGATGGGCGGCTATGGGCTCTACTGGCTGTGCCTGCGCCGCGCGACCGCAACCCGGGTCGCCAGCGTCCTGTATCTCAGCCCGCCCATTACGATGCTCTGGGCCTGGGCGATGTTCAACGAACCGCTTTCATGGCAGATGGTGTTGGGGATGGCGGTATCCGCAATCGGCATCTGGCTGGTCGTCGGCACCGAAGCCCGGCAAGCCAGGCATCGAGCGTCTGAGCACGAGTCTTAA
- a CDS encoding LysR family transcriptional regulator — translation MFSSERLKGLDVFVCVAESGSFKAAAERMSLTSSAISKSVARLESRLGVRLFDRTTRRVSLTDAGRAFLRTCTGVLADLEEAELSLHAENAEPRGRVRIDLPGAFGRSQVLPIVLRCLQDYPQLVPHISFSDGFIDPVQEGVDIVIRLGGADIWPATWGHRYLGREWHIFCASPAYLARHGTPLIDLDLEHHQCIAYGWPDGNVSPWNFAGRHRGETVSKQVAPTLVVGDGEGLVMAVLAGCGIAQLPSWLVQRQLDEGTLVEVLPQCATDGMAINLGWQKNRGTLPKVAALLDALTASLAQAAGGRAQRL, via the coding sequence ATGTTTTCCTCGGAGCGATTGAAGGGGCTCGATGTATTTGTCTGCGTTGCCGAGTCCGGCAGCTTCAAGGCCGCCGCAGAGCGGATGAGCCTGACCAGTTCTGCGATCAGCAAAAGCGTTGCGCGCCTGGAGAGCCGGCTTGGGGTTCGACTGTTCGATCGCACGACTCGACGTGTTTCGCTGACTGATGCAGGGCGCGCCTTCCTTCGCACCTGCACAGGTGTGCTGGCAGACCTGGAAGAGGCTGAATTATCGCTGCACGCTGAAAACGCCGAGCCACGTGGCAGAGTTCGAATCGATCTTCCCGGGGCCTTCGGCCGATCCCAGGTGCTGCCTATCGTCTTGCGATGCCTGCAGGACTACCCGCAACTGGTGCCACACATTTCGTTCTCCGATGGCTTCATCGACCCTGTGCAGGAAGGGGTGGACATTGTGATCCGTTTGGGCGGCGCGGACATTTGGCCGGCCACCTGGGGGCATCGCTATCTTGGCCGCGAATGGCATATTTTCTGTGCATCACCTGCGTATCTGGCCAGGCATGGCACGCCCCTGATCGACCTCGATCTGGAACATCACCAGTGCATCGCCTACGGTTGGCCGGATGGAAACGTCAGCCCCTGGAATTTTGCCGGGCGCCACCGGGGCGAAACGGTCAGCAAACAGGTTGCGCCAACGTTGGTGGTGGGCGATGGCGAGGGCCTGGTGATGGCGGTATTGGCAGGTTGCGGTATTGCCCAATTACCGTCCTGGTTGGTCCAGCGGCAACTGGATGAGGGGACATTGGTTGAAGTGCTGCCCCAGTGTGCAACTGATGGAATGGCGATCAATCTTGGCTGGCAGAAAAACCGTGGGACGCTGCCCAAGGTCGCGGCTTTATTGGATGCGCTGACGGCCAGTTTGGCTCAGGCGGCAGGAGGGCGGGCGCAACGGCTATAG
- a CDS encoding VOC family protein, producing MISHVFLGIADFDRAFVFYSKLMDGLGLTLKFSDASKGWAGWIAEHSPRPIFVIGKPFDGKAHEPGNGQMVALLAPSREAVRNSYATALALGGTCEGEPGLRPHYHPDYYGAYFRDLDGNKLCVCCHDAVST from the coding sequence ATGATCTCGCATGTTTTTCTAGGTATCGCCGACTTTGATCGCGCCTTCGTGTTCTATTCAAAACTCATGGACGGACTGGGCCTTACATTGAAATTCAGCGATGCCAGTAAAGGCTGGGCTGGATGGATTGCCGAGCATTCACCGCGTCCGATCTTCGTGATTGGAAAACCCTTTGATGGCAAAGCGCACGAACCCGGCAACGGACAGATGGTGGCCCTGCTTGCGCCCAGCCGGGAAGCCGTCAGGAACAGCTACGCAACAGCACTGGCACTGGGTGGGACGTGTGAGGGAGAACCCGGTTTGAGGCCCCACTACCACCCCGATTATTACGGCGCCTACTTTCGAGACCTCGATGGCAACAAGCTGTGCGTCTGCTGCCATGATGCGGTGTCGACTTAG